A stretch of the Diorhabda sublineata isolate icDioSubl1.1 chromosome 11, icDioSubl1.1, whole genome shotgun sequence genome encodes the following:
- the LOC130450348 gene encoding dual specificity mitogen-activated protein kinase kinase 3, which produces MSARKKKPGLRLQVSDDVPKVVPPANLDTRTTITIGDRTFDVEADDLEKIGDLGRGAYGVVEKMKHIPSGTIMAVKRITATVNTQEQKRLLMDLDISMRSSDCPYTVQFYGALFREGDVWICMEVMDTSLDKFYAKVYKNGRKIPEDVLGNVALAVVSALHYLYSQLRVIHRDVKPSNILINRKGEIKMCDFGISGYLVDSVAKTIDAGCKPYMAPERIDPQGNPSQYDIRSDVWSLGISLIELATGDFPYPKWGTPFEQLKQVVADDPPRLPSGQFSTEFEDFTTKCLQKKYTDRPNYSQLLEHEFLVKHKDINTDISPYVSEILDISDNP; this is translated from the exons ATGTCTGCAAGAAAGAAGAAACCTGGTCTTAGACTTCAAGTTTCGGATGATGTTCCTAAAGT AGTTCCACCAGCAAATTTAGATACCAGAACAACGATTACTATAGGTGATAGAACGTTTGATGTAGAGGCAGATGACCTAGAAAAAATTGGAGACCTTGGTAGGGGTGCTTATGGTGttgttgaaaaaatgaaacacaTTCCAAGTGGGACTATTATGGCTGTAAAGAGAATCACAGCAACTGTTAACACTCAAGAACAAAAGAGATTGCTTATGGATCTCGACATATCAATGAGAAGTAGTGATTGCCCTTATACTGTACAGTTTTATGGTGCCCTTTTCAGGGAAGGAGATGTCTGGATATGCATGGAAGTAATGGATACGAGCTTGGATAAGTTTTATGCAAAAGTTTATAAGAATGGGAGAAAAATACCAGAAGATGTTTTAG GAAATGTTGCTCTTGCAGTAGTTAGTGCCTTACATTATCTATATTCTCAATTAAGAGTAATCCATAGAGATGTTAAGCCTTCCAATATCTTAATAAACAGAAAAGGTGAGATTAAAATGTGTGATTTTGGTATCAGTGGATATTTAGTGGATTCCGTGGCAAAAACTATTGATGCCGGTTGTAAACCATATATGGCG CCTGAAAGAATCGATCCACAAGGTAATCCTTCACAATACGATATCAGGTCGGATGTATGGAGTTTGGGCATATCTCTAATAGAACTAGCTACAGGAGACTTCCCTTACCCGAAATGGGGTACACCTTTTGAACAACTTAAACAAGTAGTTGCTGATGATCCTCCTAGGTTACCTTCTGGGCAATTTTCTACAGAATTCGAAGATTTCACAACtaaatgtttacaaaaaaaatatacggaTAGGCCTAATTATAGTCAATTATTAGAGCACGAATTTTTAGTGAAACACAAAGACATTAATACTGATATATCCCCTTATGTTTCTGAAATACTCGATATATCAGATAACCCCTGA